From a single Rosa rugosa chromosome 7, drRosRugo1.1, whole genome shotgun sequence genomic region:
- the LOC133721001 gene encoding uncharacterized protein LOC133721001 isoform X3 → MLIWCLIPNSNKTDKASMLDEAVEYLKQLQLQVQRGERKKQKKGETGRTEEAGKSKRREELLYFTDSRCDKPGHILLSGYDFW, encoded by the exons ATGTTGATCTGGTGCCTGATTCCAAATTCTAACAAG aCTGATAAGGCTTCAATGCTGGATGAAGCAGTTGAGTATTTGAAGCAGCTCCAGCTTCAAGTACAG AGGGGAgaaaggaagaaacagaagaagggGGAGACGGGAAGGACAGAAGAGGCAGGGAAATCCAAAAGACGAGAAGAACTGCTCTACTTCACAGATTCAAG ATGTGACAAACCAGGGCACATTTTGCTTTCTGGCTACGATTTCTGGTAA
- the LOC133721001 gene encoding transcription factor LRL2-like isoform X2: protein MLIWCLIPNSNKTDKASMLDEAVEYLKQLQLQVQFAWLWILGFQRGERKKQKKGETGRTEEAGKSKRREELLYFTDSRCDKPGHILLSGYDFW from the exons ATGTTGATCTGGTGCCTGATTCCAAATTCTAACAAG aCTGATAAGGCTTCAATGCTGGATGAAGCAGTTGAGTATTTGAAGCAGCTCCAGCTTCAAGTACAG TTTGCATGGTTGtggattttgggttttcagAGGGGAgaaaggaagaaacagaagaagggGGAGACGGGAAGGACAGAAGAGGCAGGGAAATCCAAAAGACGAGAAGAACTGCTCTACTTCACAGATTCAAG ATGTGACAAACCAGGGCACATTTTGCTTTCTGGCTACGATTTCTGGTAA
- the LOC133721001 gene encoding transcription factor LRL2-like isoform X1, with translation MLIWCLIPNSNKTDKASMLDEAVEYLKQLQLQVQFAWLWILGFQRGERKKQKKGETGRTEEAGKSKRREELLYFTDSRICLLEQGTTLKTSFGPKAKIVAASIHFMMSVLIHLTNKYQYQNLTRGGD, from the exons ATGTTGATCTGGTGCCTGATTCCAAATTCTAACAAG aCTGATAAGGCTTCAATGCTGGATGAAGCAGTTGAGTATTTGAAGCAGCTCCAGCTTCAAGTACAG TTTGCATGGTTGtggattttgggttttcagAGGGGAgaaaggaagaaacagaagaagggGGAGACGGGAAGGACAGAAGAGGCAGGGAAATCCAAAAGACGAGAAGAACTGCTCTACTTCACAGATTCAAG GATATGTCTGCTGGAACAAGGAACAACTTTGAAAACAAGTTTTGGGCCAAAAGCCAAGATAGTGGCAGCATCCATTCATTTTATGATGTCGGTGCTAATCCACTTGACAAACAAGTATCAATATCAAAATCTGACAAGAGGAGGTGATTAA